A DNA window from Niabella yanshanensis contains the following coding sequences:
- the araA gene encoding L-arabinose isomerase, with protein sequence MTDLKKLEVWFATGSQNLYGEQTLIEVAEHSKEIADYINAHASIPVTVVYKGTLKSTEEIYNFCADANHDANCIGVITWMHTFSPAKMWINGLKILHKPLLHFHTQYNRDIPWGSIDMDFMNTNQSAHGDREFGFMVSRMRKRRKVVVGHWRDDNAIERIAVWARAAAGWNDWQGARFVRFGDNMRYVAVTDGDKVEAELRFGYSVNTHGIGDLVKVINDVTDKQVEDLIAEYHETYNVMESLHARGPQYQSLVDAAKIELGLQRFLEDGNFKGYSDTFEDLYGMKQLPGIGSQRMMARGYGFAGEGDWKTAALVRAMKVMGAGLPGGNSFMEDYTYHFDPNNSLVLGSHMLEICPSIASGKANVEIHALGIGGKEDPVRLVFNAPGGPALNASVVDMGNRFRLLVNEVEAVEPQNDLPKLPVARVLWKPYPDMNTGCAAWILAGGAHHTGYSQNLTAEHLEDFADMAGIEFTLISKNTELYNFKNELRWSDVYYQLNKA encoded by the coding sequence ATGACAGATCTGAAAAAGTTAGAGGTTTGGTTTGCCACGGGTAGCCAGAACCTTTACGGAGAGCAAACACTTATTGAGGTAGCGGAACATTCAAAAGAAATTGCAGACTATATTAACGCCCATGCATCTATCCCGGTTACGGTTGTTTATAAAGGAACATTAAAATCAACTGAAGAGATCTACAATTTTTGTGCTGACGCCAATCATGATGCCAATTGTATCGGGGTAATTACCTGGATGCACACTTTTTCTCCGGCTAAAATGTGGATCAATGGCCTGAAGATCCTGCACAAGCCATTGTTGCATTTCCATACCCAATACAACCGCGATATTCCATGGGGTTCTATCGATATGGACTTCATGAATACCAACCAGTCGGCTCATGGCGACAGGGAATTTGGTTTTATGGTAAGCCGTATGCGTAAGAGAAGAAAAGTAGTGGTGGGGCATTGGCGCGATGATAATGCTATCGAGCGTATTGCCGTATGGGCACGCGCTGCTGCCGGATGGAATGATTGGCAAGGTGCACGTTTTGTTCGTTTTGGCGACAATATGCGCTATGTGGCGGTAACAGATGGAGATAAAGTAGAAGCTGAACTGCGTTTTGGCTATAGCGTTAATACGCATGGTATCGGCGACCTGGTGAAAGTGATCAATGATGTAACGGATAAGCAGGTGGAAGATCTGATTGCTGAATACCATGAGACTTACAATGTAATGGAGAGCCTGCATGCAAGAGGTCCCCAATATCAATCCCTGGTAGACGCGGCGAAAATTGAACTGGGATTGCAACGTTTCCTGGAAGACGGGAACTTTAAGGGTTACAGTGATACATTTGAAGACCTCTATGGTATGAAACAATTGCCAGGTATTGGCTCTCAAAGAATGATGGCCCGTGGCTACGGTTTCGCGGGTGAAGGCGATTGGAAAACAGCAGCCCTGGTGCGTGCCATGAAAGTAATGGGCGCCGGTTTACCGGGTGGCAACTCCTTTATGGAAGATTACACCTACCATTTCGATCCTAATAATTCATTGGTGCTGGGCTCACACATGCTGGAGATTTGCCCGAGCATCGCCAGTGGAAAAGCAAATGTAGAAATACATGCTTTAGGCATTGGTGGTAAAGAAGATCCTGTACGTCTGGTATTTAATGCACCGGGTGGTCCGGCTTTAAATGCTTCTGTAGTAGATATGGGTAACCGTTTCCGTTTATTGGTAAACGAGGTAGAAGCCGTAGAGCCACAGAACGACCTGCCTAAATTACCGGTTGCGCGCGTGCTGTGGAAACCTTATCCGGATATGAACACCGGCTGTGCAGCGTGGATATTGGCAGGTGGTGCTCACCATACCGGCTACTCACAGAACCTGACGGCCGAGCATTTGGAAGATTTTGCTGATATGGCGGGTATTGAGTTTACACTCATCAGTAAAAACACAGAGCTCTATAATTTCAAAAATGAATTACGTTGGAGCGATGTGTACTATCAGTTGAATAAAGCTTAG
- the frr gene encoding ribosome recycling factor yields MQDQIDKIVAAAEESMKKAISHLETELVKIRAGKATPQIVDGIVVDYYGSAVPISQVGNITVMDARTISIQPWEKNMLQPIERAIIAANIGINPQNDGINIRLFLPPLTEERRRELVKKSQGEGENSKVGVRSGRRDAIEAIKKLQKDGLSEDASKDAEASVQQLTDSYIALVEKHLAAKEKEIMSI; encoded by the coding sequence ATGCAAGATCAAATCGATAAGATTGTAGCCGCCGCGGAAGAGAGTATGAAAAAGGCCATTTCTCATTTGGAAACCGAATTAGTTAAAATTCGCGCCGGCAAAGCCACTCCTCAGATAGTTGACGGAATAGTTGTTGATTACTATGGATCTGCTGTACCCATAAGCCAGGTTGGTAACATTACCGTTATGGATGCCCGCACCATCAGTATTCAACCCTGGGAGAAAAATATGCTGCAACCCATAGAACGGGCTATTATTGCTGCCAACATTGGTATCAATCCCCAGAATGATGGAATCAACATACGCTTGTTTCTGCCACCGTTAACTGAAGAAAGAAGAAGAGAGTTGGTAAAAAAGAGCCAGGGCGAAGGAGAGAATTCGAAGGTTGGGGTGAGAAGTGGTAGAAGAGATGCTATTGAAGCCATTAAAAAATTACAAAAAGACGGTTTGAGTGAGGACGCGTCCAAAGACGCAGAAGCCAGCGTACAGCAACTAACAGACAGTTATATTGCGTTGGTTGAAAAGCATCTTGCTGCTAAAGAAAAAGAGATCATGTCCATTTAA
- a CDS encoding PPK2 family polyphosphate kinase: MSNYNLAKINTRAPENIRKEDCKKKTQLILEELDELQNLLYAEGKHAVLIILQGMDASGKDGAIKNVLGRMNPQGVQVTSFKVPTQEELAHDFLWRIHKNVPAKGHIQVFNRSHYEDVLVTRVHGWCSDKLARQRFEAINHFEKLLQEHGSTSILKFYLHVSAEEQAERLKERINNPAKMWKYNKKDFEEATLRDQYYKYYKACFVNCSQPEWQIVPADQNWYKEYCIAKALKEHLHKLKMKYPALNSGS, encoded by the coding sequence ATGAGTAATTACAATCTTGCTAAAATAAATACAAGAGCTCCTGAAAATATCAGGAAGGAAGATTGTAAGAAGAAAACCCAACTGATTTTAGAAGAGCTGGATGAACTCCAGAACTTACTATATGCAGAAGGCAAACATGCCGTATTAATTATACTGCAGGGAATGGATGCCAGTGGTAAAGATGGAGCCATTAAAAATGTATTGGGCCGCATGAACCCGCAGGGTGTGCAGGTTACTTCATTTAAAGTACCTACCCAAGAAGAACTCGCCCATGATTTTTTATGGCGTATTCATAAAAATGTACCCGCCAAAGGACATATTCAGGTCTTTAACAGGTCGCATTATGAAGACGTATTGGTAACCCGGGTTCATGGTTGGTGTAGCGATAAATTGGCCAGGCAACGTTTTGAGGCAATTAACCACTTCGAGAAGCTGCTGCAGGAGCACGGCAGTACCAGTATTTTAAAATTTTATTTGCATGTTTCTGCTGAAGAACAGGCCGAACGGTTGAAGGAAAGAATCAACAACCCGGCTAAAATGTGGAAATATAATAAGAAGGATTTTGAAGAAGCCACGTTGCGCGATCAATATTACAAATATTATAAAGCATGTTTTGTAAATTGTAGCCAGCCTGAGTGGCAGATTGTGCCGGCCGACCAGAATTGGTATAAGGAGTATTGCATTGCAAAAGCTTTAAAAGAGCATTTGCACAAGCTGAAAATGAAGTATCCAGCTCTAAATAGCGGAAGTTAA
- a CDS encoding transketolase, with product MATLQEIASQVRRDIVRMVHGSQSGHPGGSLGCADFLTALYFKVMEHDPSFNMEGKNENLFFLSNGHISPVFYSVLARSGYFDAKELSTFRKINSRLQGHPATHEHLPGIRVASGSLGQGLSVAIGAALSKKLNNDDKLVYSLHGDGELNEGQIWEAVMFAAHHKVDNLIATVDWNGQQIDGPTEKVLNMGNLHEKFATFGWHVLEMQGNDMDDVIAVLDKAKAASGQGKPIAIMMHTIMGKGVDFMENDHGWHGIAPNDEQLAKALEQLPETLGDY from the coding sequence ATGGCAACTTTGCAGGAAATAGCTTCTCAGGTAAGAAGAGATATAGTAAGAATGGTACACGGTTCTCAAAGTGGCCACCCTGGAGGATCTTTGGGTTGTGCCGATTTTTTGACAGCGCTTTACTTTAAGGTGATGGAACATGATCCTTCTTTTAATATGGAAGGCAAAAACGAAAACCTGTTTTTCCTTTCCAACGGCCATATCTCTCCTGTATTTTACTCAGTATTAGCACGTTCAGGATATTTTGATGCCAAGGAGCTTTCCACTTTCCGCAAAATCAACAGCCGTCTTCAGGGCCATCCGGCTACACACGAGCATCTGCCAGGCATACGGGTTGCCAGTGGTTCTTTGGGCCAGGGGTTAAGCGTGGCCATTGGTGCTGCTTTGTCTAAAAAACTGAACAATGACGATAAACTGGTTTATTCTTTACATGGCGATGGAGAATTGAACGAGGGCCAGATATGGGAGGCGGTGATGTTTGCCGCTCATCATAAAGTAGACAATCTGATAGCTACCGTAGACTGGAATGGTCAGCAAATAGACGGTCCTACCGAGAAAGTATTGAATATGGGCAATCTGCACGAAAAATTTGCAACTTTCGGCTGGCACGTATTAGAAATGCAGGGCAACGATATGGATGATGTAATTGCCGTTTTGGACAAGGCCAAAGCAGCTTCAGGACAGGGTAAGCCTATTGCTATTATGATGCACACCATCATGGGTAAGGGAGTGGACTTCATGGAAAATGACCATGGATGGCATGGTATTGCTCCTAATGATGAGCAATTAGCCAAGGCGCTGGAGCAATTACCCGAGACTTTAGGTGACTACTAA
- a CDS encoding EcsC family protein, producing MDQYELFVSGELQKWQFNMLKGPGFLGKLSKKAQDKINSFIPEKVHNAITTVIKQMIRGVLFGAKHTTAKPLQAASLFERELVVKEKIKFYRSTAALEGGVTGAGGFFLGLADFPILIALKLKLLYEIAATYGFDLNDYKERIYVLHIFELSFSSKEHSRNIYMKLVNWDQHAAALPRDINQFEWRKFQQEYRDYIDLAKMAQLLPVIGAPVGLIANYSLIKKLGNTAMNAYRMRLLQKEHLMN from the coding sequence ATGGATCAGTACGAGCTTTTTGTCTCCGGTGAATTGCAAAAGTGGCAGTTCAACATGTTGAAAGGTCCCGGCTTTTTAGGGAAATTATCTAAAAAAGCCCAGGATAAAATCAACTCCTTTATACCGGAAAAAGTGCATAATGCGATTACTACGGTGATCAAACAGATGATCAGGGGTGTTTTATTTGGAGCAAAGCATACCACGGCAAAACCGCTTCAGGCTGCATCGTTATTTGAACGGGAACTGGTGGTAAAGGAAAAAATAAAATTTTACAGGAGCACTGCCGCTTTAGAAGGTGGCGTAACAGGTGCAGGCGGTTTTTTCTTAGGCCTGGCCGACTTTCCTATTCTTATTGCATTAAAATTAAAACTGCTATATGAAATAGCGGCAACCTATGGCTTCGATCTAAATGATTACAAAGAGCGTATTTACGTACTGCATATTTTTGAATTATCGTTTTCCAGTAAAGAACATAGTCGCAATATATATATGAAGCTGGTCAACTGGGACCAACATGCGGCTGCGTTACCCAGGGACATCAACCAGTTTGAGTGGCGTAAGTTTCAACAGGAATACCGGGACTATATAGATCTGGCTAAAATGGCGCAATTACTTCCTGTTATTGGTGCTCCCGTAGGCCTTATAGCTAACTATAGTCTTATAAAGAAGTTAGGGAACACTGCTATGAATGCTTACCGGATGCGGTTGCTTCAAAAGGAACATCTGATGAATTAA
- a CDS encoding sodium:solute symporter family transporter: MSNNLGTLDYVVFFTYFILVASYGYWVYMRKKKATVSASHDYFLAEGSLTWWAIGASLIASNISAEQFIGMSGEGFFVGVAVAAYEWIAAVALIIVAVWFIPIYLKNKIYTMPQFLETRYNKSVSLIMAVFWLFLYVIVNLTSILYLGALAIDTLLGGGYLHAIMIVLLIMALLIGLGGMKVIGYTDVIQVAVLIIGGFATVYMALQIVDQRINGAAVGSAIAGFKSLMNEAPGHFKLMLDKPAVTTTTLSMPENLDVQKYVVLPGLAMYFAGQWIVNLNYWGCNQYITQRALGADLRTARTGILFAGFLKLFMPIIVMLPGIAAYVLHSKGQLPGFNGIKDGAYSAILGFLPVGLKGLAVAALTAAIVASLAGKVNSISTIYTLDIYKKYIKSDATEIQMVRTGRWAIIISMLIALAFTWTDALGIGGEGGFTFIQKYTGFISPGVFAMFLLGMFWKRTTGTAALVGVVLGFVLAIFFNSYAVEIFGKETWMYTAFTYEKLEKGVVHTITEIPFLINMGWSFVITILVMIAISLAGPKENPKAFAIDKSMFKVDPRTLILIVVTLLLITAIYVRFW, translated from the coding sequence ATGAGTAATAATTTGGGTACGCTGGACTATGTAGTGTTTTTTACCTATTTTATCCTTGTTGCATCCTACGGTTATTGGGTGTATATGCGTAAGAAGAAAGCGACGGTTTCGGCATCGCACGACTATTTTCTTGCTGAAGGTTCATTAACCTGGTGGGCTATCGGAGCTTCTTTAATCGCTTCCAACATTTCTGCCGAGCAGTTTATCGGTATGAGTGGTGAGGGCTTTTTTGTAGGCGTGGCGGTAGCTGCTTACGAATGGATTGCAGCGGTAGCGCTTATTATAGTGGCGGTGTGGTTTATCCCCATTTATTTAAAGAACAAAATTTATACAATGCCGCAGTTTCTCGAAACGCGGTATAATAAATCGGTTTCGCTCATAATGGCTGTATTCTGGCTGTTTTTGTATGTTATTGTGAACCTTACTTCAATTCTTTACCTCGGTGCATTGGCCATCGATACATTATTGGGTGGTGGCTACCTGCACGCCATTATGATTGTACTATTGATAATGGCATTGTTGATTGGTTTGGGAGGTATGAAAGTAATTGGTTACACCGATGTAATACAGGTGGCTGTATTGATCATAGGTGGTTTTGCCACTGTGTATATGGCCCTGCAGATTGTAGATCAGCGTATCAACGGAGCGGCTGTGGGCAGCGCTATTGCCGGGTTTAAATCCTTAATGAATGAAGCCCCTGGCCATTTCAAGCTGATGCTTGATAAGCCTGCGGTAACTACTACTACCTTGTCGATGCCCGAAAACCTGGATGTACAGAAATACGTGGTATTGCCGGGTCTGGCGATGTATTTTGCCGGTCAGTGGATCGTGAACCTGAACTATTGGGGTTGTAACCAGTATATCACGCAACGTGCGTTGGGTGCAGACTTAAGGACAGCCCGTACCGGTATTTTATTCGCCGGATTCTTAAAACTGTTCATGCCTATTATTGTAATGCTGCCCGGTATTGCGGCTTATGTATTACATAGCAAAGGACAGTTACCCGGTTTTAACGGTATCAAAGATGGCGCTTATTCGGCTATCCTCGGATTTTTACCGGTGGGGTTAAAGGGTTTAGCCGTTGCAGCTTTAACAGCAGCTATCGTTGCTTCCCTGGCTGGGAAGGTAAACAGTATCTCAACAATCTATACACTGGATATCTACAAAAAGTACATTAAATCTGATGCCACAGAGATCCAGATGGTAAGAACCGGAAGATGGGCCATTATCATATCCATGCTGATCGCGTTAGCGTTTACATGGACAGATGCATTGGGAATAGGCGGTGAAGGTGGATTTACCTTTATTCAAAAGTATACAGGCTTTATTAGCCCGGGTGTATTTGCCATGTTCCTTTTAGGTATGTTCTGGAAACGTACTACCGGTACAGCTGCTTTGGTTGGGGTAGTGTTAGGTTTTGTACTGGCTATCTTTTTTAATAGCTATGCAGTAGAGATCTTTGGTAAAGAAACCTGGATGTACACAGCTTTCACTTACGAAAAATTAGAGAAAGGCGTAGTACATACGATCACTGAAATTCCTTTCTTGATTAATATGGGTTGGTCTTTTGTAATCACTATCCTGGTGATGATTGCAATTAGCCTGGCCGGTCCGAAAGAGAATCCTAAAGCATTTGCAATCGATAAGAGCATGTTTAAGGTGGATCCGAGAACATTGATACTGATCGTAGTGACTTTATTATTAATTACTGCCATTTACGTTAGATTCTGGTAA
- a CDS encoding glycosyltransferase family 4 protein, giving the protein MLQILITAIISFIVAFLAIPVIVLIADKKKLYDIPDERKLHKHTIASLGGVGIFIALTFASLLNISFLENPEFQYFFAALFIMFFIGLKDDIIALSAFKKFIVQIIAAAIIIHLGGIRIESLYGILGIETLEPMYGIPLTYIVIVLLVNAFNLIDGIDGLAGGLGLMVTLLLGTYFYLGGLPAYAIFSFALSAALLAFLIFNFHPAKIFMGDSGSLLIGMVVSILVLKFVTVASSPFAVLPISSAAAIGASVLLIPLADTIRVFAIRILKGRSPFSPDRNHIHHILLDKGLSHSSVVLVCVSENILMIGAVYFGRNLGNNILMLSVFALTFLTMGILYTTLPRRKLVLQRQIISSLQAKKARSKVIDLSTKQHLPVEKVQG; this is encoded by the coding sequence ATGCTCCAAATACTAATAACAGCTATAATTTCGTTTATAGTTGCTTTTTTAGCAATTCCGGTCATAGTTCTTATTGCGGATAAGAAAAAATTGTATGATATTCCGGATGAACGCAAATTGCATAAGCACACAATAGCCTCCCTGGGAGGTGTGGGGATCTTTATTGCGCTTACTTTCGCATCCCTGCTTAATATTTCTTTCCTGGAAAATCCGGAGTTTCAATATTTCTTTGCGGCTCTTTTCATTATGTTCTTCATTGGGTTGAAAGATGATATCATCGCTTTATCTGCATTTAAGAAATTTATTGTTCAGATCATTGCCGCAGCCATTATCATTCACCTCGGTGGAATTCGAATCGAAAGTTTATACGGTATTCTGGGAATAGAGACGCTGGAGCCTATGTATGGAATTCCTCTCACTTATATTGTGATTGTTTTGCTGGTTAATGCTTTCAATCTCATTGATGGAATCGACGGCCTTGCCGGCGGGTTGGGATTAATGGTGACCTTATTACTGGGCACCTATTTTTACCTGGGAGGGCTACCAGCGTATGCAATATTCTCTTTCGCCTTATCGGCGGCTTTGTTAGCATTCCTTATTTTTAATTTCCATCCTGCCAAAATTTTTATGGGCGACTCAGGGTCATTATTAATAGGGATGGTAGTCTCGATACTGGTATTGAAATTTGTGACCGTTGCTTCAAGCCCTTTTGCTGTTTTGCCTATTTCGTCTGCTGCCGCAATTGGAGCATCTGTCCTGTTAATACCCCTGGCAGATACCATCCGGGTCTTTGCAATAAGAATATTGAAAGGGCGTTCGCCATTTTCACCCGACAGAAACCATATTCACCATATTCTGTTGGATAAAGGCCTGAGCCATTCTTCTGTAGTGCTGGTTTGCGTATCTGAGAATATTCTTATGATTGGCGCTGTATACTTTGGAAGAAATTTGGGTAACAACATTCTGATGCTGTCTGTATTTGCACTTACTTTTTTAACCATGGGTATTTTATATACCACTTTACCTCGACGCAAACTTGTTCTGCAACGACAAATTATTTCCAGTTTGCAAGCCAAAAAGGCCAGATCAAAAGTTATTGATCTTTCAACTAAGCAACACCTTCCTGTAGAGAAAGTACAAGGTTAA